A single window of Pyxicephalus adspersus chromosome 10, UCB_Pads_2.0, whole genome shotgun sequence DNA harbors:
- the LOC140338957 gene encoding uncharacterized protein isoform X21, with the protein MGDGDILQADKRYSCPECGKRFHFKSGLRVHLRCHSGERPYSCPECGKHFRFKSSLRVHVRSHSNEQLFPCTECGKKFPFKSSLLVHMRCHSGQLPYFCSECGQRFPTKPQLVVHQRSHTGEKPFYCPECGKGFVTKSNLERHQITHTGERPYACPECEKCYARKSQLVMHLRCHSGQNRGEMPYSCSDCGQCYPLKSELVRHQICHIGKRPFSCPECGKCFSRKYYLSVHQRSHTGEKPYSCTECEKCYSRKSELVKHQRTHTGERPYACPECGKCFARKSSLSVHQKDHRGEKPHSCPLCGKCFPWKYELVTHQRSHTGEKPYSCPECGKRFLRKAELTAHQRTHTGEKPYSCPDCGKCYSQRSHLSVHRRSHTGEKPYSCTECGKSFSDKSNLSVHLIRHTGEKPHTCPECGKSFVLKSELLVHQRSHTGEKPFSCPECGKGFVTKSNLERHQITHTGERPYACPECEKCYARKSQLVMHLRCHSGEKPYSCTECGESFLWQSQLVRHQVYHTGKMPHSCPECGQCFPLKSELVRHLICHTGEKPYACPQCGKCFSQKSYVTVHQRSHTGEKPYSCPECGKCYSQKSQLVSHQRSHTGEKPYSCAECGKSFSQRSYLSVHQRSHTGEKPYSCSECGKCYSRKLELTAHERSHTGEKPYSCSECEKCFLRKPDLVAHQRSHTGEKPYSCPDCGKSYSQRSYLSIHRRCHTGEKPYSCSECGKCFSSKSNLSVHLICHTGEKPHSCPKCGKCFVRKSDLTKHHSLHGAKATHMS; encoded by the exons ATGGGGGATGGTGACATCCTTCAGGCAGATAAGAGGTATTCCTGTCCCGAGTGCGGGAAGCGATTTCACTTTAAATCTGGTCTTCGTGTCCATTTACGATGCCACTCAGGTGAGCGGCCGTATTCCTGCCCCGAGTGTGGGAAACATTTCCGTTTTAAATCCAGCCTTCGTGTGCATGTAAGATCTCACTCTAACGAACAGTTATTTCCCTGTACTGAATGTGGGAAAAAATTTCCATTTAAGTCCAGTCTTCTCGTTCACATGAGATGTCACTCAGGtcagcttccatatttctgttCGGAGTGCGGGCAACGTTTTCCAACCAAACCCCAACTTGTtgtacatcagagatctcacacggGGGAGAAACCATTTTACTGCCCTGAGTGTGGGAAAGGTTTTGTCACCAAGTCCAATTTGGAGAGACACCAAATTACTCACACGGGGGAGAGGCCATATGCCTGCCCTGAATGCGAGAAGTGTTACGCGCGGAAGTCACAACTTGTCATGCATCTGCGATGTCACTCAGGGCAGAATAGAGGGGAAATGCCCTATTCCTGTTCTGACTGCGGACAGTGTTATCCTCTGAAGTCAGAACTTGTCAGACATCAAATTTGCCACATAGGAAAGAGGCCATTTTCATGCCCAGAGTGCGGAAAATGTTTTTCAAGGAAGTACTATCTTTCtgtacatcagagatctcacacgggggagaagccgTATTCCTGTACTGAGTGTGAGAAATGTTATTCACGGAAGTCAGAACTTGTCAAACATCAGAGAACTCACACAGGGGAAAGGCCGTATGCctgtcctgagtgtgggaaatgttttgcacGAAAGTCCAGTCTTTCTGTACATCAGAAAGACCACAGGGGTGAGAAACCACATTCCTGCCCTTTGTGTGGGAAATGCTTTCCTTGGAAATACGAACTTGTTACACATCAAAGATCTCACACGGGGGAGAAACCATATTCTTGCCCTGAGTGTGGGAAACGCTTTCTACGGAAAGCAGAGCTCACCGcacatcagaggactcacacaggggagaagccatattcctgtccTGATTGTGGGAAATGTTACTCACAGAGGTCTCATCTTTCCGTGCATCGGAGAAGCCACACCGGGGAGAAGCCGTATTCCTGCACcgaatgtgggaaaagtttttcaGACAAATCCAATCTTTCTGTACATCTGATAAGACACACGGGGGAGAAGCCGCATACTTGCCCtgagtgtggaaaaagttttgtaCTAAAGTCAG AACTTCTcgtacatcagagatctcacacggGGGAGAAACCATTTTCCTGCCCTGAGTGTGGGAAAGGTTTTGTCACCAAGTCAAATTTGGAGAGACACCAAATTACTCACACGGGGGAGAGGCCATATGCCTGCCCTGAATGCGAAAAGTGTTACGCACGGAAGTCACAACTTGTCATGCATCTCCGATGTCACTCAGGGGAGAAGCCGTACTCCTGCACCGAGTGCGGGGAAAGCTTTTTGTGGCAATCCCAGCTTGTCAGACATCAGGTGTATCATACCGGAAAGATGCCACATTCCTGTCCTGAGTGCGGACAGTGCTTCCCATTAAAGTCAGAACTTGTCAGGCATCTAATATGCCACACGGGGGAGAAACCATACGCCTGCCCtcagtgcgggaaatgtttttcaCAGAAGTCCTATGTTACCGTACATCAGAGATCTCATACAGGGGAGAAGCCGTATTCTtgccctgagtgtgggaaatgttattCACAGAAATCACAACTTGTCAGCCATCAAAGatctcacacgggggagaagccgTATTCTTGTgctgagtgtgggaaaagtttttcgCAGAGGTCCTATCTTTCTGTACATCAAAGatctcacacaggagagaagccgTATTCCTGctctgagtgtggaaaatgttattCTCGGAAATTAGAACTTACTGCACATGAAagatctcacacaggggagaagccatattcttgCTCTGAGTGTGAGAAATGTTTTCTGCGAAAACCAGATCTTGTCGCCCATCAAAGGTCTCACACGGGGGAGAAACCATATTCTTGCCCTGATTGTGGGAAAAGCTACTCACAAAGATCTTATCTGTCTATACATCGGAGAtgtcacacaggagagaaaccatattcctgttctgagtgcgggaaatgtttttcaAGCAAGTCCAATCTTTCTGTGCATCTGATAtgccacacaggggagaagccgcATTCTTGCCCGAAGTGTGGAAAGTGTTTCGTACGCAAATCAGATCTCACTAAACATCACAGCTTACATGGGGCAAAAGCCACCCATATGTCCTGA
- the LOC140338957 gene encoding uncharacterized protein isoform X7: MEDWEYLEGHKDLYKDVMMEDHQTFAGQSSTRNPPERCSNPFFSQDSMKENHIILHHHQDEDLTAIKVEIKEEEEEEESFVGEDQSIESNKMMVEIKEEESSETQPPLTSPDGSSNGNPPERCPRPLYSRDSTQEDQEIPHHHQSGNLGSLDIKKEKKKEDNWEMYFQCSTHEAQANPQHYQGEDLMDIKVEVKEEEEETSVRDDRQYKEEPEMARTLTEGTAPGQISTVPKRDIKRTLGASLTPDCKVEDEDIQHPGEDLITRNVHLESDSVDGPSSYPEEPQAMGDGDILQADKRYSCPECGKRFHFKSGLRVHLRCHSGERPYSCPECGKHFRFNSNLHVHIRSHSSEQQSFPCTECGKNFRFKSSLRVHMKGHSGQLPYSCSDCGQRFPTKPQLLVHQRSHTGEKPFSCPECGKGFVTKSNLERHQITHTGERPYACPECEKCYARKSQLVMHLRCHSGEKPYSCTECGESFLWQSQLVRHQVYHTGKMPHSCPECGQCFPLKSELVRHLICHTGEKPYACPQCGKCFSQKSYVTVHQRSHTGEKPYSCPECGKCYSQKSQLVSHQRSHTGEKPYSCAECGKSFSQRSYLSVHQRSHTGEKPYSCSECGKCYSRKLELTAHERSHTGEKPYSCSECEKCFLRKPDLVAHQRSHTGEKPYSCPDCGKSYSQRSYLSIHRRCHTGEKPYSCSECGKCFSSKSNLSVHLICHTGEKPHSCPKCGKCFVRKSDLTKHHSLHGAKATHMS; this comes from the exons atggaggactgggagtatttagaaggacacaaggacctctacaaggacgtcatgatggaggaccaccagaccttCGCAGGTCAATCCAGTACcaggaacccaccagagagatgttcCAACCCTTTCTTTTCCCAGGATTCCATGAAGGAAAATCACATCATCCTTCACCATCATCAG GATGAAGACTTGACTGCTATAAAAGTTGAgatcaaagaagaagaagaagaagaagagtcATTTGTGGGAGAAGATCAGTCCATCGAAAGCAACAAAATGATGGTGGAAATTAAAGAGGAGGAATCCTCAGAAACCCAGCCacccctcacatcaccgg atggatccagtaacgggaacccaccagagagatgtccccgtcctctgtattcccgggattccacacaggaagatcaggagatccctcaccatcatcag AGTGGAAATTTGGGCAGCTTGGACattaagaaagagaaaaaaaaggaggacaATTGGGAAATGTATTTCCAGTGTTCCACGCATGAAGCTCAGGCCAACCCTCAACATTATCAG GGTGAAGATCTGATGGATATAAAAGTCGAggttaaagaagaagaagaagagacatCTGTAAGGGATGACAGACAATATAAAGAAGAGCCGGAGATGGCGAGGACACTTACGGAGGGGACCGCTCCTGGACAGATCAGCACAG tACCTAAAAGAGACATCAAGAGAACCTTGGGGGCCAGTCTAACTCCAGACTGTAAAGTAGAAGATGAGGACATCCAACATCCAGGAGAAGACTTGATTACCAGAAATGTCCATCTGGAGTCTGATAGTGTAGATGGACCATCGTCTTACCCTGAGGAACCTCAGGCTATGGGGGATGGTGACATCCTTCAGGCAGATAAGAGGTATTCCTGTCCTGAGTGCGGGAAACGATTTCACTTTAAATCTGGTCTTCGTGTCCATTTAAGGTGCCACTCAGGTGAGCGGCCATATTCCTGCCCCGAGTGTGGGAAACATTTCCGCTTTAACTCAAATTTACATGTCCACATAAGATCTCACTCTAGTGAGCAGCAATCCTTTCCCTGTACTGAATGTGGGAAAAATTTTCGTTTTAAGTCAAGTCTTCGTGTGCATATGAAAGGTCACTCAGGTCAGCTTCCATATTCCTGTTCTGATTGCGGGCAACGTTTTCCAACCAAACCACAACTTCTcgtacatcagagatctcacacggGGGAGAAACCATTTTCCTGCCCTGAGTGTGGGAAAGGTTTTGTCACCAAGTCAAATTTGGAGAGACACCAAATTACTCACACGGGGGAGAGGCCATATGCCTGCCCTGAATGCGAAAAGTGTTACGCACGGAAGTCACAACTTGTCATGCATCTCCGATGTCACTCAGGGGAGAAGCCGTACTCCTGCACCGAGTGCGGGGAAAGCTTTTTGTGGCAATCCCAGCTTGTCAGACATCAGGTGTATCATACCGGAAAGATGCCACATTCCTGTCCTGAGTGCGGACAGTGCTTCCCATTAAAGTCAGAACTTGTCAGGCATCTAATATGCCACACGGGGGAGAAACCATACGCCTGCCCtcagtgcgggaaatgtttttcaCAGAAGTCCTATGTTACCGTACATCAGAGATCTCATACAGGGGAGAAGCCGTATTCTtgccctgagtgtgggaaatgttattCACAGAAATCACAACTTGTCAGCCATCAAAGatctcacacgggggagaagccgTATTCTTGTgctgagtgtgggaaaagtttttcgCAGAGGTCCTATCTTTCTGTACATCAAAGatctcacacaggagagaagccgTATTCCTGctctgagtgtggaaaatgttattCTCGGAAATTAGAACTTACTGCACATGAAagatctcacacaggggagaagccatattcttgCTCTGAGTGTGAGAAATGTTTTCTGCGAAAACCAGATCTTGTCGCCCATCAAAGGTCTCACACGGGGGAGAAACCATATTCTTGCCCTGATTGTGGGAAAAGCTACTCACAAAGATCTTATCTGTCTATACATCGGAGAtgtcacacaggagagaaaccatattcctgttctgagtgcgggaaatgtttttcaAGCAAGTCCAATCTTTCTGTGCATCTGATAtgccacacaggggagaagccgcATTCTTGCCCGAAGTGTGGAAAGTGTTTCGTACGCAAATCAGATCTCACTAAACATCACAGCTTACATGGGGCAAAAGCCACCCATATGTCCTGA
- the LOC140338957 gene encoding uncharacterized protein isoform X12 gives MDLKVKKDEEKTFEINYRETLEEVGMMAVVKQEEPCLDIITDGSSNGNPPERCPRPLYSRDSTQEDQEIPHHHQSGNLGSLDIKKEKKKEDNWEMYFQCSTHEAQANPQHYQGEDLMDIKVEVKEEEEETSVRDDRQYKEEPEMARTLTEGTAPGQISTVPKRDIKRTLGASLTPDCKVEDEDIQHPGEDLITRNVHLESDSVDGPSSYPEEPQAMGDGDILQADKRYSCPECGKRFHFKSGLRVHLRCHSGERPYSCPECGKHFRFNSNLHVHIRSHSSEQQSFPCTECGKNFRFKSSLRVHMKGHSGQLPYSCSDCGQRFPTKPQLLVHQRSHTGEKPFSCPECGKGFVTKSNLERHQITHTGERPYACPECEKCYARKSQLVMHLRCHSGEKPYSCTECGESFLWQSQLVRHQVYHTGKMPHSCPECGQCFPLKSELVRHLICHTGEKPYACPQCGKCFSQKSYVTVHQRSHTGEKPYSCPECGKCYSQKSQLVSHQRSHTGEKPYSCAECGKSFSQRSYLSVHQRSHTGEKPYSCSECGKCYSRKLELTAHERSHTGEKPYSCSECEKCFLRKPDLVAHQRSHTGEKPYSCPDCGKSYSQRSYLSIHRRCHTGEKPYSCSECGKCFSSKSNLSVHLICHTGEKPHSCPKCGKCFVRKSDLTKHHSLHGAKATHMS, from the exons atggatccagtaacgggaacccaccagagagatgtccccgtcctctgtattcccgggattccacacaggaagatcaggagatccctcaccatcatcag AGTGGAAATTTGGGCAGCTTGGACattaagaaagagaaaaaaaaggaggacaATTGGGAAATGTATTTCCAGTGTTCCACGCATGAAGCTCAGGCCAACCCTCAACATTATCAG GGTGAAGATCTGATGGATATAAAAGTCGAggttaaagaagaagaagaagagacatCTGTAAGGGATGACAGACAATATAAAGAAGAGCCGGAGATGGCGAGGACACTTACGGAGGGGACCGCTCCTGGACAGATCAGCACAG tACCTAAAAGAGACATCAAGAGAACCTTGGGGGCCAGTCTAACTCCAGACTGTAAAGTAGAAGATGAGGACATCCAACATCCAGGAGAAGACTTGATTACCAGAAATGTCCATCTGGAGTCTGATAGTGTAGATGGACCATCGTCTTACCCTGAGGAACCTCAGGCTATGGGGGATGGTGACATCCTTCAGGCAGATAAGAGGTATTCCTGTCCTGAGTGCGGGAAACGATTTCACTTTAAATCTGGTCTTCGTGTCCATTTAAGGTGCCACTCAGGTGAGCGGCCATATTCCTGCCCCGAGTGTGGGAAACATTTCCGCTTTAACTCAAATTTACATGTCCACATAAGATCTCACTCTAGTGAGCAGCAATCCTTTCCCTGTACTGAATGTGGGAAAAATTTTCGTTTTAAGTCAAGTCTTCGTGTGCATATGAAAGGTCACTCAGGTCAGCTTCCATATTCCTGTTCTGATTGCGGGCAACGTTTTCCAACCAAACCACAACTTCTcgtacatcagagatctcacacggGGGAGAAACCATTTTCCTGCCCTGAGTGTGGGAAAGGTTTTGTCACCAAGTCAAATTTGGAGAGACACCAAATTACTCACACGGGGGAGAGGCCATATGCCTGCCCTGAATGCGAAAAGTGTTACGCACGGAAGTCACAACTTGTCATGCATCTCCGATGTCACTCAGGGGAGAAGCCGTACTCCTGCACCGAGTGCGGGGAAAGCTTTTTGTGGCAATCCCAGCTTGTCAGACATCAGGTGTATCATACCGGAAAGATGCCACATTCCTGTCCTGAGTGCGGACAGTGCTTCCCATTAAAGTCAGAACTTGTCAGGCATCTAATATGCCACACGGGGGAGAAACCATACGCCTGCCCtcagtgcgggaaatgtttttcaCAGAAGTCCTATGTTACCGTACATCAGAGATCTCATACAGGGGAGAAGCCGTATTCTtgccctgagtgtgggaaatgttattCACAGAAATCACAACTTGTCAGCCATCAAAGatctcacacgggggagaagccgTATTCTTGTgctgagtgtgggaaaagtttttcgCAGAGGTCCTATCTTTCTGTACATCAAAGatctcacacaggagagaagccgTATTCCTGctctgagtgtggaaaatgttattCTCGGAAATTAGAACTTACTGCACATGAAagatctcacacaggggagaagccatattcttgCTCTGAGTGTGAGAAATGTTTTCTGCGAAAACCAGATCTTGTCGCCCATCAAAGGTCTCACACGGGGGAGAAACCATATTCTTGCCCTGATTGTGGGAAAAGCTACTCACAAAGATCTTATCTGTCTATACATCGGAGAtgtcacacaggagagaaaccatattcctgttctgagtgcgggaaatgtttttcaAGCAAGTCCAATCTTTCTGTGCATCTGATAtgccacacaggggagaagccgcATTCTTGCCCGAAGTGTGGAAAGTGTTTCGTACGCAAATCAGATCTCACTAAACATCACAGCTTACATGGGGCAAAAGCCACCCATATGTCCTGA
- the LOC140338957 gene encoding uncharacterized protein isoform X11 — protein sequence MDMKVEVKEEEEETNVDSDQESTEEVGMTVIFKQEETSLDITTDGSSNGNPPERCPRPLYSRDSTQEDQEIPHHHQSGNLGSLDIKKEKKKEDNWEMYFQCSTHEAQANPQHYQGEDLMDIKVEVKEEEEETSVRDDRQYKEEPEMARTLTEGTAPGQISTVPKRDIKRTLGASLTPDCKVEDEDIQHPGEDLITRNVHLESDSVDGPSSYPEEPQAMGDGDILQADKRYSCPECGKRFHFKSGLRVHLRCHSGERPYSCPECGKHFRFNSNLHVHIRSHSSEQQSFPCTECGKNFRFKSSLRVHMKGHSGQLPYSCSDCGQRFPTKPQLLVHQRSHTGEKPFSCPECGKGFVTKSNLERHQITHTGERPYACPECEKCYARKSQLVMHLRCHSGEKPYSCTECGESFLWQSQLVRHQVYHTGKMPHSCPECGQCFPLKSELVRHLICHTGEKPYACPQCGKCFSQKSYVTVHQRSHTGEKPYSCPECGKCYSQKSQLVSHQRSHTGEKPYSCAECGKSFSQRSYLSVHQRSHTGEKPYSCSECGKCYSRKLELTAHERSHTGEKPYSCSECEKCFLRKPDLVAHQRSHTGEKPYSCPDCGKSYSQRSYLSIHRRCHTGEKPYSCSECGKCFSSKSNLSVHLICHTGEKPHSCPKCGKCFVRKSDLTKHHSLHGAKATHMS from the exons atggatccagtaacgggaacccaccagagagatgtccccgtcctctgtattcccgggattccacacaggaagatcaggagatccctcaccatcatcag AGTGGAAATTTGGGCAGCTTGGACattaagaaagagaaaaaaaaggaggacaATTGGGAAATGTATTTCCAGTGTTCCACGCATGAAGCTCAGGCCAACCCTCAACATTATCAG GGTGAAGATCTGATGGATATAAAAGTCGAggttaaagaagaagaagaagagacatCTGTAAGGGATGACAGACAATATAAAGAAGAGCCGGAGATGGCGAGGACACTTACGGAGGGGACCGCTCCTGGACAGATCAGCACAG tACCTAAAAGAGACATCAAGAGAACCTTGGGGGCCAGTCTAACTCCAGACTGTAAAGTAGAAGATGAGGACATCCAACATCCAGGAGAAGACTTGATTACCAGAAATGTCCATCTGGAGTCTGATAGTGTAGATGGACCATCGTCTTACCCTGAGGAACCTCAGGCTATGGGGGATGGTGACATCCTTCAGGCAGATAAGAGGTATTCCTGTCCTGAGTGCGGGAAACGATTTCACTTTAAATCTGGTCTTCGTGTCCATTTAAGGTGCCACTCAGGTGAGCGGCCATATTCCTGCCCCGAGTGTGGGAAACATTTCCGCTTTAACTCAAATTTACATGTCCACATAAGATCTCACTCTAGTGAGCAGCAATCCTTTCCCTGTACTGAATGTGGGAAAAATTTTCGTTTTAAGTCAAGTCTTCGTGTGCATATGAAAGGTCACTCAGGTCAGCTTCCATATTCCTGTTCTGATTGCGGGCAACGTTTTCCAACCAAACCACAACTTCTcgtacatcagagatctcacacggGGGAGAAACCATTTTCCTGCCCTGAGTGTGGGAAAGGTTTTGTCACCAAGTCAAATTTGGAGAGACACCAAATTACTCACACGGGGGAGAGGCCATATGCCTGCCCTGAATGCGAAAAGTGTTACGCACGGAAGTCACAACTTGTCATGCATCTCCGATGTCACTCAGGGGAGAAGCCGTACTCCTGCACCGAGTGCGGGGAAAGCTTTTTGTGGCAATCCCAGCTTGTCAGACATCAGGTGTATCATACCGGAAAGATGCCACATTCCTGTCCTGAGTGCGGACAGTGCTTCCCATTAAAGTCAGAACTTGTCAGGCATCTAATATGCCACACGGGGGAGAAACCATACGCCTGCCCtcagtgcgggaaatgtttttcaCAGAAGTCCTATGTTACCGTACATCAGAGATCTCATACAGGGGAGAAGCCGTATTCTtgccctgagtgtgggaaatgttattCACAGAAATCACAACTTGTCAGCCATCAAAGatctcacacgggggagaagccgTATTCTTGTgctgagtgtgggaaaagtttttcgCAGAGGTCCTATCTTTCTGTACATCAAAGatctcacacaggagagaagccgTATTCCTGctctgagtgtggaaaatgttattCTCGGAAATTAGAACTTACTGCACATGAAagatctcacacaggggagaagccatattcttgCTCTGAGTGTGAGAAATGTTTTCTGCGAAAACCAGATCTTGTCGCCCATCAAAGGTCTCACACGGGGGAGAAACCATATTCTTGCCCTGATTGTGGGAAAAGCTACTCACAAAGATCTTATCTGTCTATACATCGGAGAtgtcacacaggagagaaaccatattcctgttctgagtgcgggaaatgtttttcaAGCAAGTCCAATCTTTCTGTGCATCTGATAtgccacacaggggagaagccgcATTCTTGCCCGAAGTGTGGAAAGTGTTTCGTACGCAAATCAGATCTCACTAAACATCACAGCTTACATGGGGCAAAAGCCACCCATATGTCCTGA
- the LOC140338957 gene encoding uncharacterized protein isoform X8 translates to MVKKCLRCCPDVQDAMARKPKELMDLKVKKDEEKTFEINYRETLEEVGMMAVVKQEEPCLDIITDGSSNGNPPERCPRPLYSRDSTQEDQEIPHHHQSGNLGSLDIKKEKKKEDNWEMYFQCSTHEAQANPQHYQGEDLMDIKVEVKEEEEETSVRDDRQYKEEPEMARTLTEGTAPGQISTVPKRDIKRTLGASLTPDCKVEDEDIQHPGEDLITRNVHLESDSVDGPSSYPEEPQAMGDGDILQADKRYSCPECGKRFHFKSGLRVHLRCHSGERPYSCPECGKHFRFNSNLHVHIRSHSSEQQSFPCTECGKNFRFKSSLRVHMKGHSGQLPYSCSDCGQRFPTKPQLLVHQRSHTGEKPFSCPECGKGFVTKSNLERHQITHTGERPYACPECEKCYARKSQLVMHLRCHSGEKPYSCTECGESFLWQSQLVRHQVYHTGKMPHSCPECGQCFPLKSELVRHLICHTGEKPYACPQCGKCFSQKSYVTVHQRSHTGEKPYSCPECGKCYSQKSQLVSHQRSHTGEKPYSCAECGKSFSQRSYLSVHQRSHTGEKPYSCSECGKCYSRKLELTAHERSHTGEKPYSCSECEKCFLRKPDLVAHQRSHTGEKPYSCPDCGKSYSQRSYLSIHRRCHTGEKPYSCSECGKCFSSKSNLSVHLICHTGEKPHSCPKCGKCFVRKSDLTKHHSLHGAKATHMS, encoded by the exons atggatccagtaacgggaacccaccagagagatgtccccgtcctctgtattcccgggattccacacaggaagatcaggagatccctcaccatcatcag AGTGGAAATTTGGGCAGCTTGGACattaagaaagagaaaaaaaaggaggacaATTGGGAAATGTATTTCCAGTGTTCCACGCATGAAGCTCAGGCCAACCCTCAACATTATCAG GGTGAAGATCTGATGGATATAAAAGTCGAggttaaagaagaagaagaagagacatCTGTAAGGGATGACAGACAATATAAAGAAGAGCCGGAGATGGCGAGGACACTTACGGAGGGGACCGCTCCTGGACAGATCAGCACAG tACCTAAAAGAGACATCAAGAGAACCTTGGGGGCCAGTCTAACTCCAGACTGTAAAGTAGAAGATGAGGACATCCAACATCCAGGAGAAGACTTGATTACCAGAAATGTCCATCTGGAGTCTGATAGTGTAGATGGACCATCGTCTTACCCTGAGGAACCTCAGGCTATGGGGGATGGTGACATCCTTCAGGCAGATAAGAGGTATTCCTGTCCTGAGTGCGGGAAACGATTTCACTTTAAATCTGGTCTTCGTGTCCATTTAAGGTGCCACTCAGGTGAGCGGCCATATTCCTGCCCCGAGTGTGGGAAACATTTCCGCTTTAACTCAAATTTACATGTCCACATAAGATCTCACTCTAGTGAGCAGCAATCCTTTCCCTGTACTGAATGTGGGAAAAATTTTCGTTTTAAGTCAAGTCTTCGTGTGCATATGAAAGGTCACTCAGGTCAGCTTCCATATTCCTGTTCTGATTGCGGGCAACGTTTTCCAACCAAACCACAACTTCTcgtacatcagagatctcacacggGGGAGAAACCATTTTCCTGCCCTGAGTGTGGGAAAGGTTTTGTCACCAAGTCAAATTTGGAGAGACACCAAATTACTCACACGGGGGAGAGGCCATATGCCTGCCCTGAATGCGAAAAGTGTTACGCACGGAAGTCACAACTTGTCATGCATCTCCGATGTCACTCAGGGGAGAAGCCGTACTCCTGCACCGAGTGCGGGGAAAGCTTTTTGTGGCAATCCCAGCTTGTCAGACATCAGGTGTATCATACCGGAAAGATGCCACATTCCTGTCCTGAGTGCGGACAGTGCTTCCCATTAAAGTCAGAACTTGTCAGGCATCTAATATGCCACACGGGGGAGAAACCATACGCCTGCCCtcagtgcgggaaatgtttttcaCAGAAGTCCTATGTTACCGTACATCAGAGATCTCATACAGGGGAGAAGCCGTATTCTtgccctgagtgtgggaaatgttattCACAGAAATCACAACTTGTCAGCCATCAAAGatctcacacgggggagaagccgTATTCTTGTgctgagtgtgggaaaagtttttcgCAGAGGTCCTATCTTTCTGTACATCAAAGatctcacacaggagagaagccgTATTCCTGctctgagtgtggaaaatgttattCTCGGAAATTAGAACTTACTGCACATGAAagatctcacacaggggagaagccatattcttgCTCTGAGTGTGAGAAATGTTTTCTGCGAAAACCAGATCTTGTCGCCCATCAAAGGTCTCACACGGGGGAGAAACCATATTCTTGCCCTGATTGTGGGAAAAGCTACTCACAAAGATCTTATCTGTCTATACATCGGAGAtgtcacacaggagagaaaccatattcctgttctgagtgcgggaaatgtttttcaAGCAAGTCCAATCTTTCTGTGCATCTGATAtgccacacaggggagaagccgcATTCTTGCCCGAAGTGTGGAAAGTGTTTCGTACGCAAATCAGATCTCACTAAACATCACAGCTTACATGGGGCAAAAGCCACCCATATGTCCTGA